A window from Sinanaerobacter sp. ZZT-01 encodes these proteins:
- a CDS encoding DUF4179 domain-containing protein, with amino-acid sequence MNKKNTPQDFSKFLSALDQCDLRETEMLLTGIRKVTLSSDEQGDLKAKILRRAGIEDLSIQQDQEKEIEGKRRIHNKRRIYMRRMAACAAVIMVCSTIAIAGAHLDGLQRYWGNDTNIYGDRTLETVQSVQNDDIKVNIEGVLADQYQCVFVLSAEALTKEGQKMINKGSGKHMTLELEINPTPIDPSIKIGHGVFQYTNDNKNKDYKAYQCDFELKDVDITKPVTVNFHGLTVNFDIPEQIQTVTLYPDSVSDIESIEVSPIGYYYKGSEHAEEINLINRDNSLADDMGYSGAIDMSYGSGTMIIGSFSKLVDLNDYKALRIDGVDYIVPEEN; translated from the coding sequence ATGAATAAAAAGAATACCCCACAAGATTTTTCCAAATTTCTAAGCGCATTGGATCAATGCGATCTAAGAGAAACGGAAATGCTTTTAACTGGTATCCGTAAAGTAACGCTTTCTTCCGATGAACAAGGGGATTTAAAAGCAAAGATATTGAGGAGAGCGGGGATAGAAGATTTGAGTATACAACAGGATCAAGAGAAAGAGATAGAAGGAAAAAGGAGAATTCATAATAAAAGAAGAATTTACATGAGAAGAATGGCTGCTTGTGCTGCTGTGATAATGGTCTGCTCTACGATTGCGATTGCAGGTGCACACTTGGATGGATTACAGCGTTATTGGGGAAATGATACTAATATTTATGGTGACAGGACGCTCGAAACGGTTCAAAGTGTCCAGAATGACGATATTAAAGTAAACATCGAAGGCGTTCTTGCGGACCAGTACCAGTGTGTCTTTGTGTTAAGTGCGGAGGCTCTTACAAAAGAAGGGCAAAAAATGATAAACAAGGGTAGCGGAAAGCATATGACATTAGAGTTGGAAATAAATCCGACACCAATCGATCCTTCTATAAAAATCGGACATGGAGTTTTTCAGTATACTAATGATAATAAAAACAAAGATTACAAAGCGTATCAATGTGATTTTGAACTGAAAGATGTAGACATAACGAAGCCTGTAACTGTAAACTTCCATGGATTAACTGTGAATTTTGATATTCCGGAGCAAATACAGACTGTGACACTTTACCCTGATTCAGTGTCAGATATTGAGTCTATTGAAGTTTCACCAATCGGATATTACTATAAGGGGAGTGAGCATGCAGAGGAAATAAATTTAATTAATAGAGATAACAGCTTAGCGGACGATATGGGATATTCCGGAGCAATTGATATGAGTTATGGAAGCGGTACAATGATTATAGGAAGTTTTTCTAAATTGGTTGATTTAAATGATTATAAGGCGTTACGAATCGACGGAGTAGATTATATTGTACCGGAAGAAAATTAA
- a CDS encoding sigma-70 family RNA polymerase sigma factor — protein MEESDENLVILLDVDPQRGYTVLVDQYLGFVYKVAHSKLFGICSKEDIEEFVSDIFYEFYCNRNKINLEKGSVKALLAVFTKRRAINLFHKKTKGDKDISLYDDNLQNLLIDKENVEDQILGSEARMQLIEAVKGLGYPDCEILIRKHYLGQTMREISVDLDLKRKTVEKRYERALKKLRKVIGGRENE, from the coding sequence ATGGAAGAGTCAGATGAAAATCTTGTAATACTTTTAGATGTAGATCCACAGCGAGGCTATACTGTATTAGTCGATCAATATCTAGGTTTTGTTTATAAGGTTGCACATAGTAAACTTTTTGGAATCTGCAGTAAGGAAGATATAGAAGAATTCGTAAGTGATATCTTTTATGAATTTTACTGCAATCGCAATAAAATTAATCTTGAAAAGGGTTCCGTTAAAGCTCTCTTAGCAGTTTTTACAAAACGAAGAGCGATCAATCTGTTTCATAAAAAAACAAAAGGGGATAAAGATATTTCTTTGTATGATGACAATTTGCAGAATCTGTTGATTGATAAGGAGAATGTAGAGGATCAGATTTTAGGGTCGGAAGCAAGAATGCAATTAATTGAGGCAGTGAAAGGTTTAGGTTATCCAGATTGCGAGATTCTCATAAGAAAGCATTATCTAGGACAGACGATGCGGGAAATCAGTGTGGACTTGGATCTAAAAAGAAAGACTGTAGAAAAGCGGTATGAGAGAGCATTGAAAAAATTGAGAAAGGTAATTGGAGGCAGAGAGAATGAATAA
- a CDS encoding sodium:alanine symporter family protein, whose translation MKDLVVNFVNTATGFLWGPFMMILLLGGGIFLTFRLKFLQLRYFGFMLKQTIGSLSKSKKEDNSDDVQGTLTPFQAVTTALASTVGASNIVGVPVAICFGGPGAVFWMWITAIIGMITKYAEIVLGVKYREKNSDGDYVGGPMYYLKNGLKSKVLGNTYAFLFMLTIVSGIMVQSNSAAGSVSMLGLSTVTSGIIITVMVGLIVIGGVKRIGKVSEKFVPFMALLYVLGCLIIILFHIAELPSVISLIFKSAFSGHAAAGGFLGSAVTQTLRWGIARGAYSNEAGMGSAPIAHATAKTDHPARQGLWGMFEVFFDTLLICTMTALVILTTGIWKSTDIIASGMTAQAFTDFYGSIGGYVVSFSVLLFVISTIYVILFYGERLAEYLFGKTFSLVMRYVYLGACFIGAIGGLQFVWIFLDFLFGLSVIPNMIGVLGLSGVVVSLTKEFFSSEELISRK comes from the coding sequence ATGAAAGATTTAGTTGTCAATTTTGTCAATACGGCTACTGGCTTTCTCTGGGGACCCTTTATGATGATCCTATTATTGGGAGGCGGAATCTTCTTAACGTTTAGACTAAAATTCCTTCAGCTCCGCTATTTTGGATTTATGCTGAAACAGACAATCGGTTCTCTTTCAAAATCCAAAAAAGAAGATAATTCAGATGATGTTCAAGGGACTTTAACACCTTTTCAAGCTGTAACGACAGCGTTAGCATCTACAGTGGGAGCTTCAAACATTGTTGGAGTTCCGGTAGCGATTTGTTTTGGGGGCCCTGGGGCTGTTTTCTGGATGTGGATCACCGCTATTATTGGTATGATTACGAAATACGCAGAAATTGTTCTTGGAGTCAAATATAGAGAAAAAAATAGTGACGGCGACTACGTCGGTGGGCCTATGTATTACTTAAAAAATGGATTGAAATCAAAAGTACTTGGAAACACTTATGCCTTTCTTTTCATGCTGACTATTGTTTCAGGGATTATGGTTCAATCTAATTCTGCCGCCGGGTCTGTCTCAATGCTTGGACTTTCTACCGTTACTTCTGGGATTATCATTACGGTTATGGTAGGTTTAATCGTAATTGGAGGCGTAAAACGTATTGGAAAAGTTTCAGAAAAGTTCGTACCGTTTATGGCTCTTCTCTATGTATTAGGCTGTCTAATTATTATCCTGTTTCATATAGCAGAATTGCCTTCTGTCATTTCACTGATTTTTAAAAGTGCATTTAGCGGACATGCTGCTGCTGGAGGCTTTCTTGGCAGTGCGGTTACCCAGACTTTGAGATGGGGAATTGCACGAGGTGCATATTCCAATGAAGCAGGAATGGGAAGTGCGCCAATTGCACATGCAACAGCTAAAACGGATCACCCTGCTCGTCAGGGTCTGTGGGGAATGTTTGAAGTCTTTTTTGATACACTTCTTATCTGTACTATGACAGCTTTGGTTATTTTAACAACAGGAATTTGGAAAAGCACAGACATCATTGCTTCTGGTATGACTGCTCAAGCTTTCACTGATTTTTATGGTTCCATTGGCGGATATGTCGTCAGCTTTTCAGTACTCCTCTTCGTTATTTCCACCATTTATGTCATCCTTTTCTATGGAGAGCGGTTAGCAGAATACCTTTTTGGAAAGACTTTTTCACTGGTAATGAGATATGTTTATCTAGGCGCATGCTTTATCGGTGCAATCGGAGGATTACAATTTGTCTGGATTTTCCTTGATTTTCTCTTTGGTTTGTCCGTTATTCCAAATATGATTGGTGTGCTTGGACTTTCAGGCGTCGTTGTTTCTCTAACAAAAGAATTTTTTAGTTCCGAAGAGCTTATTTCTAGGAAATAA
- a CDS encoding M20/M25/M40 family metallo-hydrolase codes for MHKKNKILDLLLELIQVPSITDTSGESRVEALILSKLQQNSKLLQDNSFGLEAISNDPHNRSIVWGLLKGEGEGTVILLNHHDVVDCLDYGSLQSLAFDPEPLKAALKKQNLSPEVKRDLENENWLFGRGTADMKGGLAIQLSLLDTFAQKDHFKGNILFLSVPDEETLSLGMRESVRLLEKLSEKYHLLYQLLINSEPHERKNENLTIYDGSVGKAMAVVYVQGKKAHIGKAFEGLNPVAILSRIVLDTELNSNLSDSKLGEMSIPPSWSFSRDFKRNYDASIPGAAGGYLSFLTLESTPKKILHILKSVSEKAFLESVRHLQSEYLKNYPSSIQHPEYPVHIKFYEELLQDAMTANPDQTKCTLENSYMEIRSLLNEKKVSIPESNFIIIERLLEVASYNTPTIVIALSPPFYPHITSACDDNYDHFKANLEKTLEQYNPEIEHYFMGISDLSYAGLQNEEEIVPFVAPNMPLWHDDFYKIPFESLKKLSMPTIILGPWGKDLHQKTERIYIPDLIETIPSCIELLILNTL; via the coding sequence ATGCATAAAAAGAATAAAATCTTGGACTTGCTCTTAGAGCTTATTCAGGTTCCAAGTATCACGGATACTTCTGGTGAATCGCGAGTTGAAGCTCTTATTTTAAGCAAACTTCAGCAGAATTCTAAACTTCTTCAGGACAATTCCTTTGGACTTGAAGCGATTAGCAATGACCCTCACAATCGTTCCATTGTATGGGGATTGCTCAAAGGTGAAGGGGAGGGTACTGTTATACTGCTGAACCACCATGATGTTGTTGATTGCCTTGATTATGGCTCTTTACAATCTTTAGCTTTTGACCCTGAACCATTGAAAGCGGCTTTGAAAAAGCAAAACCTTTCTCCTGAAGTAAAGCGTGATCTTGAAAATGAGAATTGGTTGTTTGGCAGGGGTACAGCTGATATGAAAGGCGGGCTAGCCATTCAACTTTCACTGCTTGATACGTTTGCTCAAAAAGATCACTTTAAGGGAAATATTCTCTTTTTATCTGTTCCTGATGAAGAAACACTTTCCCTGGGGATGCGTGAAAGTGTAAGATTGCTAGAAAAGCTTTCAGAAAAGTATCATCTCCTTTATCAGCTGCTGATCAATTCAGAACCCCATGAACGAAAAAATGAGAATCTGACAATCTATGATGGTTCAGTCGGCAAAGCCATGGCAGTCGTATACGTACAAGGCAAGAAGGCGCATATAGGGAAAGCGTTTGAAGGATTGAATCCGGTAGCGATTCTTTCCAGAATTGTTCTTGACACAGAGCTTAACAGCAACCTCAGCGATTCAAAGCTCGGGGAAATGTCCATCCCTCCTTCTTGGAGTTTTTCGAGAGATTTTAAAAGAAATTATGATGCGTCCATTCCAGGGGCCGCAGGCGGATATCTCAGCTTTTTAACACTGGAAAGTACACCGAAGAAGATTCTTCATATCCTTAAGTCTGTTTCGGAAAAAGCGTTTTTGGAATCAGTGAGACACCTACAATCAGAATATCTCAAGAATTATCCAAGCAGCATCCAGCATCCGGAATATCCAGTTCATATCAAATTCTATGAAGAATTGTTGCAGGATGCGATGACAGCTAATCCAGATCAAACCAAATGTACACTTGAAAACAGCTATATGGAAATTCGTTCTTTACTAAATGAAAAAAAAGTTTCTATACCGGAAAGCAATTTTATTATTATTGAGCGGCTGTTAGAGGTGGCTTCTTATAATACACCGACGATTGTCATCGCTTTATCACCACCTTTTTATCCTCATATAACCAGTGCTTGTGATGATAATTATGATCATTTTAAAGCAAATCTGGAAAAAACATTGGAACAATATAATCCAGAAATAGAGCATTATTTTATGGGGATTTCCGATTTAAGCTATGCAGGTCTTCAAAATGAAGAAGAGATTGTCCCTTTTGTTGCTCCGAATATGCCTCTCTGGCATGATGATTTTTATAAAATTCCTTTCGAAAGTTTAAAGAAACTCTCTATGCCAACTATTATTTTAGGCCCTTGGGGTAAGGATTTACATCAAAAAACGGAACGTATTTATATCCCCGATTTGATTGAAACCATCCCTTCATGCATTGAATTGTTAATTCTCAACACATTATAA
- a CDS encoding amidohydrolase — MSYFVNGTILTLENPGEHFTSMQISEDRIAALGYTNIQELKNADEEIIDLKGKTILPGFYDSHLHLISTFLNEISIHFDDAKSIGDVQELISQWPHKYDYPVVIGKRLSEFDLKERRLPTRAELDRVSPDFPLVISSIEFHTVLMNSFALNQFRIPFINRGFEKDGNKNFTGKLINQAAFIALKKVYDCLEDNHYLAGADKTFETAIKNGVTTMVAVEGGPLFHTRHPEIILQNKTNFPIDVEVFYSTTDLKKVLKHNLPRVGGDLFLDGSFRSRNAALYEPYNDTKDNCGKLFYTEQGLIEFIEHAHELNLQIAIHAVGPRAIDRLLFAFETVLQKKTNQNHRHRIEHFELPLATHIQKAKELGITLAMHPTYEYFFREEGMMYDTRLGRERAAMTNPFRQIFDAGIKVAGCSDSDIMPIHPMLGIHSAVNHPNPKSRITVYEALEMYTLNGAYAIYQEKEKGSLKKGKKADFIILEKNPLEVDPSTLKDITIHSTYKNGNCLFTLQHDR; from the coding sequence ATGTCATATTTTGTAAATGGCACAATTCTTACCTTGGAAAATCCAGGAGAACACTTCACCAGTATGCAAATTAGTGAAGATAGAATTGCTGCACTTGGTTATACAAACATTCAAGAACTTAAAAATGCAGATGAAGAAATTATCGACCTAAAGGGGAAAACCATTTTACCGGGGTTTTATGATTCACATTTGCATTTAATATCTACATTTTTAAATGAAATCTCCATTCATTTTGATGATGCGAAATCCATTGGGGATGTACAGGAGCTAATCAGCCAATGGCCGCACAAATACGACTATCCAGTTGTAATCGGTAAACGGCTTTCAGAATTTGACCTGAAGGAACGACGCCTTCCGACACGAGCTGAACTTGACCGGGTATCTCCAGATTTCCCGTTAGTAATCAGCTCCATTGAGTTTCATACTGTTTTGATGAATAGCTTTGCACTCAACCAGTTCCGCATTCCCTTTATCAATCGCGGCTTTGAAAAAGACGGGAACAAAAATTTTACAGGAAAGCTCATCAATCAAGCTGCCTTTATTGCTCTTAAGAAAGTCTACGATTGCTTAGAGGACAATCATTATTTGGCAGGAGCAGATAAAACATTTGAAACAGCAATTAAAAATGGGGTCACAACGATGGTAGCAGTTGAAGGCGGTCCATTGTTTCATACACGCCATCCGGAGATTATACTTCAAAATAAGACTAATTTTCCGATTGATGTAGAGGTCTTCTACTCCACGACAGATCTCAAGAAAGTCTTGAAGCACAATCTGCCACGTGTGGGGGGAGATTTATTTCTCGATGGTTCGTTTCGATCCAGAAATGCGGCTCTATACGAGCCTTACAATGATACAAAAGATAATTGCGGAAAACTGTTTTATACAGAACAGGGATTAATTGAATTTATTGAGCATGCACATGAGCTCAATCTACAGATTGCAATCCATGCGGTTGGTCCTCGTGCGATTGACCGGCTTTTATTTGCTTTTGAGACAGTCCTGCAGAAAAAGACAAATCAAAATCATCGTCATAGAATTGAACATTTTGAACTTCCACTTGCAACGCACATTCAAAAAGCGAAAGAACTTGGAATTACATTAGCGATGCACCCTACTTATGAATATTTTTTTAGGGAAGAAGGCATGATGTATGATACTCGTTTAGGAAGAGAGCGGGCTGCCATGACCAATCCATTCAGACAAATATTTGATGCCGGTATCAAAGTAGCCGGCTGTTCTGATTCAGATATCATGCCAATTCATCCAATGCTTGGCATTCATTCTGCTGTAAATCATCCCAATCCAAAATCGAGGATTACCGTTTATGAGGCACTTGAAATGTATACTTTAAATGGTGCTTATGCAATTTATCAGGAGAAGGAAAAAGGTTCCCTTAAAAAGGGAAAAAAAGCAGATTTTATCATTCTCGAAAAAAATCCGCTTGAGGTTGATCCCAGTACTTTAAAAGATATTACCATACACTCTACTTATAAAAATGGTAACTGTCTTTTTACATTGCAGCACGATCGATAA
- a CDS encoding AfsR/SARP family transcriptional regulator, whose amino-acid sequence MVKLKLFGEVNVKVNHIDLTTQLPRKGLGLLIYMATQPTKVFYREQLANLLWNDYTKKSALNNLRFNLWQIRKIIGEWTDEELIINNSKQAIKLNSEAIISDYDQFYSTIYKQHYQESVRCYSGDFLEDFYIIDAPDFSDWVFRERENAQRKYFNAQFAHAQDLMNSQQIEEAFNALIKLADIDPLNEMVYLRLMQYQYVSDNKVAAISTYRNLKMILRNELNISPSNEIESLYKRIIEDTNNENNEVILHKSKDDQFFSQKIKIYIGNSPEKLSTYARILASFNNTSAQLVLDICDTPGQRIPSEGMFEILNSLYHFGKYCISQWKSKCEKIDSDIRNKTVKDDMIFFSMFETLIVSEKSEQIIFRIWNMQYLDSKTIEFLSYLSRRKLDKQIVILIVYDSNQRNPQVEKFIEFYRGINDVEVIEE is encoded by the coding sequence ATGGTGAAGCTCAAATTATTTGGTGAAGTTAATGTCAAAGTGAATCATATCGATCTGACAACACAACTACCTAGAAAAGGATTGGGGTTGCTTATTTACATGGCAACGCAGCCAACAAAGGTTTTTTACAGAGAACAGTTGGCAAATCTTCTATGGAATGATTATACAAAAAAATCCGCCTTGAATAATCTAAGATTTAATCTTTGGCAGATCAGAAAAATTATAGGAGAATGGACGGATGAGGAACTGATCATAAATAACAGTAAACAGGCGATTAAGCTTAATAGTGAAGCAATTATCAGTGATTATGATCAGTTTTATAGCACGATCTATAAGCAACACTACCAGGAATCGGTTCGATGCTATTCAGGAGATTTTCTTGAAGATTTTTATATTATCGACGCCCCTGATTTTAGCGACTGGGTATTTAGAGAACGTGAAAATGCTCAGCGTAAATATTTTAATGCTCAATTTGCCCATGCGCAAGACTTAATGAATTCCCAGCAAATTGAAGAAGCCTTCAATGCCCTTATAAAACTTGCTGATATAGATCCGCTCAATGAAATGGTATACTTACGATTGATGCAATACCAATATGTTTCCGATAACAAAGTCGCAGCAATCAGTACCTATCGTAATCTAAAAATGATTTTGCGAAACGAACTGAATATCTCTCCTTCCAATGAGATCGAATCCCTATATAAGCGAATTATCGAAGATACAAACAATGAAAATAATGAAGTAATATTACACAAGTCGAAGGACGATCAATTCTTCAGTCAAAAAATTAAAATTTATATCGGTAACTCCCCGGAAAAATTGAGTACGTACGCTAGAATACTCGCCAGTTTTAATAACACAAGCGCCCAATTGGTACTTGATATTTGCGATACTCCAGGACAGAGAATTCCTTCTGAAGGCATGTTTGAAATTCTAAACAGCCTCTACCATTTTGGAAAGTACTGTATCTCTCAATGGAAGAGTAAATGTGAAAAAATTGATTCTGACATTCGAAATAAGACCGTCAAAGATGATATGATATTTTTCAGTATGTTTGAAACTCTCATTGTAAGCGAAAAATCAGAACAGATAATCTTTAGAATTTGGAACATGCAGTATTTGGATAGTAAGACCATCGAGTTTTTGTCCTATCTTTCACGGCGTAAACTCGATAAACAAATTGTAATTTTGATAGTTTACGATTCTAATCAAAGAAACCCCCAAGTAGAAAAATTCATTGAATTTTATCGAGGAATCAATGATGTTGAAGTCATAGAAGAATAA
- a CDS encoding DUF1700 domain-containing protein: MDKITYIKELKKNLKGLPMEQREDMLREIEQHIADAIAAGKEESFVIARLGNPEILAKSLAGEYYAENNNILKAIPFFVSAGIGSFFMVFLFGGMALLFSAGAVGSIVGGIMRTLGSERVNMTMFNMEVPRILSIPTGLLTAAFLFVLVYLCCRTLKRYFIRVANAWKE; the protein is encoded by the coding sequence ATGGATAAAATTACTTACATTAAGGAGTTGAAAAAAAATCTAAAAGGATTGCCTATGGAACAGAGAGAAGACATGTTAAGAGAAATCGAACAGCATATAGCAGATGCCATTGCCGCAGGTAAAGAAGAATCTTTTGTTATTGCCAGATTAGGGAACCCTGAGATTCTCGCAAAATCATTGGCAGGAGAATACTATGCGGAAAATAACAATATTTTAAAAGCGATTCCGTTTTTCGTATCAGCTGGTATTGGCAGCTTTTTTATGGTCTTTCTATTCGGTGGTATGGCATTGCTGTTTAGCGCTGGTGCGGTTGGATCAATTGTCGGGGGCATAATGCGGACCTTGGGAAGTGAGAGGGTTAATATGACTATGTTTAATATGGAGGTACCTCGGATTTTAAGCATTCCAACAGGTCTACTGACAGCAGCATTTCTATTTGTTTTAGTATATTTATGCTGCCGAACGCTCAAAAGATATTTTATCCGCGTGGCAAATGCTTGGAAAGAATAA
- a CDS encoding PadR family transcriptional regulator: MDNFEWVAQLRRGIMEFCVLLLINQKACYGYELVLSLEQFDYLSITEGTLYPLLRRLQKEKKLESYWLESKGGHPRKYYKLTALGLDVLNKMSSTWIELSKELNTLLVQREEN; this comes from the coding sequence ATGGATAACTTTGAATGGGTTGCACAATTAAGACGCGGAATCATGGAATTTTGTGTATTGCTCTTGATCAATCAAAAAGCTTGCTATGGTTATGAGCTGGTGTTGAGCTTAGAGCAATTTGACTATCTTTCAATAACAGAAGGCACATTATATCCCTTATTGAGAAGACTACAAAAGGAAAAGAAATTAGAATCATATTGGTTGGAATCAAAAGGTGGCCATCCAAGAAAATATTACAAGTTGACTGCATTAGGACTTGATGTTCTAAATAAAATGTCATCGACTTGGATTGAGTTATCAAAAGAATTAAATACCTTATTAGTTCAAAGGGAGGAAAATTAG
- a CDS encoding M20 family metallopeptidase: MKQTEVIELLKELISIRSPYYQESDIMRYCFRWLEEEGLSPQYHFYSEKNAVGFDGKNLICTLKGQPGGPTICLNGHLDTVPPCKGWSLDPYTPTIDGDRLYGLGAADMKAGCAALMVALKRLKQSNLAWKGNLILTLVSDQEGPFSLGSNALIEEGLIDRIDCSIITEPNAAFSQSDFPVLSLGAKGCFVYQIDFFGKAAHASNPEKGINAAVEAAKFILESKKLKLESDGILGSGALCILKMEADGGACSVPDFARVTVHRHIVTTETEESVFREAEMLLKNAGVSCEYKINLRPVPSAESRYYKPYLVSKDDIYADIMAASIETICGKPAAIDSIGCIGDFNYLATRICTRDGSQPPALIIGPDGGSIHSPDEYVILQTVETTCDIIYEFLIQMMR; encoded by the coding sequence ATGAAACAAACTGAAGTCATTGAACTATTGAAAGAACTTATTTCCATTAGAAGCCCTTACTATCAGGAATCCGATATTATGCGATATTGTTTCCGATGGCTTGAAGAAGAAGGCTTATCTCCGCAGTATCACTTCTACAGTGAAAAAAATGCAGTCGGCTTTGACGGTAAAAATCTGATTTGCACGCTAAAAGGACAACCCGGAGGCCCTACCATTTGTTTAAACGGGCACCTTGATACGGTGCCACCCTGCAAAGGCTGGTCCCTTGATCCATATACTCCAACCATCGACGGAGATCGGCTTTACGGCTTGGGGGCCGCAGATATGAAAGCCGGCTGTGCAGCACTCATGGTTGCCTTGAAACGTTTAAAACAATCGAACCTGGCTTGGAAAGGTAATCTGATTCTCACTTTAGTCTCTGATCAAGAAGGTCCTTTCAGTCTCGGCTCTAATGCACTGATTGAAGAAGGCCTCATCGACCGAATCGATTGCTCAATCATAACAGAGCCAAATGCTGCTTTTAGTCAATCTGATTTTCCTGTACTTTCTTTAGGTGCAAAAGGCTGCTTTGTTTACCAAATTGATTTTTTTGGCAAAGCTGCACACGCTTCCAATCCAGAAAAAGGTATCAATGCGGCAGTTGAAGCCGCAAAATTCATTTTAGAATCAAAAAAATTAAAATTAGAAAGTGATGGTATTCTAGGCTCCGGTGCTCTGTGCATCCTAAAGATGGAGGCGGACGGCGGCGCTTGCAGTGTCCCTGATTTTGCCAGAGTTACGGTTCACAGACATATTGTGACAACAGAAACCGAAGAAAGCGTTTTTCGCGAAGCAGAAATGCTCTTAAAAAATGCAGGGGTAAGCTGTGAATACAAAATTAATCTACGACCAGTTCCTTCTGCGGAAAGCCGTTACTATAAACCTTATCTTGTCAGTAAAGACGATATTTATGCCGATATCATGGCCGCTTCTATCGAGACAATCTGCGGCAAACCGGCAGCCATTGACTCAATTGGCTGCATCGGTGATTTCAACTATCTTGCTACTCGCATCTGCACACGTGACGGCAGCCAGCCTCCTGCACTGATTATTGGGCCGGATGGCGGAAGCATTCACAGTCCGGATGAATATGTCATCCTCCAAACCGTAGAGACAACCTGTGATATTATCTATGAGTTTTTAATTCAAATGATGCGATAA
- a CDS encoding indolepyruvate oxidoreductase subunit beta — translation MKEVKNILLVGVGGQGTILASKILSMGLLEAGYDVKMSEIHGMSQRGGNVSTQIRFGEKVYSPIIGKGEADVIVAFEKMEALRWIEYLKEGGKMVINDFEIPSVPILMGAMEYPKGILEDLIEKADVSVFEASTIAEQIGNSKTMNIVLLGALVKAMNIPGIDWEVVIRANVKKAFEDINIKAFKEGMKQV, via the coding sequence ATGAAGGAAGTAAAAAATATATTATTGGTCGGCGTTGGCGGTCAGGGGACTATCTTGGCCAGTAAAATTTTATCCATGGGTTTACTGGAGGCCGGATATGATGTAAAGATGTCAGAAATTCATGGAATGTCTCAAAGAGGCGGTAACGTTAGCACGCAGATTCGTTTTGGAGAGAAAGTCTATTCACCGATTATTGGAAAAGGTGAGGCAGATGTTATCGTAGCCTTTGAAAAAATGGAAGCTTTGCGTTGGATTGAGTATCTGAAAGAAGGCGGAAAGATGGTTATTAATGATTTTGAGATACCGTCCGTACCGATTCTTATGGGAGCAATGGAATACCCGAAAGGCATTTTAGAGGATTTGATAGAAAAAGCAGATGTATCGGTTTTTGAAGCTTCGACCATCGCTGAACAGATCGGAAACAGCAAAACGATGAACATTGTGCTTTTAGGAGCACTTGTGAAGGCAATGAATATTCCGGGAATTGATTGGGAAGTCGTGATTCGCGCGAATGTAAAGAAAGCCTTTGAAGATATTAATATAAAAGCGTTTAAAGAAGGAATGAAGCAGGTTTAA